From one Thermatribacter velox genomic stretch:
- a CDS encoding carboxypeptidase-like regulatory domain-containing protein — protein sequence MAKKKVIYWFLLLFLLLVQGGCLGVRWQEKETHILVYEIEPYSSSGYVLPVPLARVAVSGNGYSSTKYTDSQGRAVFLLSPGTYSVQVSKDGYESVSDTITIYTLELTPGYYPFYLVRQ from the coding sequence ATGGCAAAAAAGAAAGTGATTTACTGGTTTCTTTTGCTGTTTCTTTTGCTTGTTCAGGGCGGTTGCTTAGGAGTGCGCTGGCAGGAAAAAGAAACCCATATTCTGGTTTACGAAATCGAGCCCTATTCAAGCTCCGGTTATGTTTTACCAGTACCCCTGGCTCGGGTTGCTGTCTCCGGCAATGGCTACTCAAGCACCAAGTACACTGACAGCCAGGGCAGAGCGGTTTTTTTGCTTTCACCGGGCACATATAGTGTACAGGTTTCAAAGGATGGCTATGAAAGTGTGTCAGACACTATAACCATTTATACTTTAGAGCTTACTCCGGGGTATTACCCATTCTATCTGGTGCGGCAATGA
- the flgC gene encoding flagellar basal body rod protein FlgC — MQIFNTFRINASALTAERFRMDVIASNLANAEVTRSGNGGPYLRREVIFEPDGEGGVRVSRVIEDRSTPTRKVFQPDHPDADENGLVEYPNVVVVNEIVDLMAALRAYEANVTAINVSKEMAKSALNIGG, encoded by the coding sequence ATGCAGATTTTCAATACTTTCCGGATAAATGCTTCGGCTTTGACAGCAGAGAGATTTCGCATGGATGTCATTGCTTCCAATTTGGCCAACGCGGAAGTTACCCGCTCGGGGAATGGTGGTCCGTATTTGCGCAGAGAAGTAATTTTTGAACCCGATGGAGAAGGAGGCGTACGGGTAAGTAGAGTAATCGAGGACCGCAGCACACCCACCAGGAAGGTCTTTCAGCCCGACCATCCTGACGCCGATGAAAATGGTCTTGTGGAATACCCCAACGTGGTGGTTGTCAACGAGATAGTGGACCTTATGGCAGCTTTACGGGCCTATGAAGCCAATGTAACCGCCATCAACGTGAGCAAAGAAATGGCAAAAAGTGCTCTTAACATTGGCGGTTAG
- a CDS encoding carboxypeptidase-like regulatory domain-containing protein → MIFVFLSLLGSGCFLGNLPHFPNLHPQVDLAGKVVDALSGEGVVGAEVTLRDFPERSDVTASDGSFFLPLVPSGRQVILVSVFGYAPKSEVVEVPETGSFSVEIALLPLLGKVVGFVFDENGQPLSSVTVTLDGEESTQSNENGAFSFEEVPIGGHVLVFEKEGYLPSVEEITVEEDSVVVLEITLSKPTGSVKASGNQRER, encoded by the coding sequence GTGATTTTTGTATTTCTCTCCTTGCTGGGTTCGGGCTGTTTTCTGGGCAATTTGCCCCATTTTCCCAACCTGCATCCTCAGGTAGACCTTGCTGGCAAAGTAGTTGATGCCTTGAGCGGTGAGGGGGTGGTTGGGGCAGAAGTTACCTTGAGAGACTTTCCCGAGCGAAGTGATGTTACTGCTTCTGATGGGAGTTTCTTTTTGCCTCTGGTGCCCTCAGGAAGGCAGGTCATCCTGGTTTCGGTGTTTGGCTACGCCCCAAAGAGCGAGGTTGTCGAGGTTCCCGAAACAGGTTCTTTTTCGGTCGAAATCGCCCTGCTACCCCTTTTGGGTAAGGTGGTGGGTTTTGTTTTTGACGAAAATGGCCAACCACTTTCTTCGGTAACAGTAACCCTTGATGGTGAGGAGAGCACTCAAAGCAACGAAAATGGTGCCTTTTCCTTTGAAGAGGTGCCGATAGGAGGGCATGTTTTGGTGTTTGAGAAAGAAGGATATCTTCCTTCTGTGGAAGAAATAACGGTGGAAGAGGATTCGGTGGTGGTGTTGGAAATAACTCTTTCAAAACCCACAGGCAGCGTGAAGGCAAGTGGAAATCAGCGAGAACGGTGA
- a CDS encoding Hpt domain-containing protein: MTDSFDMERYLAVFLEEVEEHLQNLEEGLVSLERDPQNQELVQALFRSFHTIKGSSGSMGFVRLSGLAHTLENVLDRVRNKELEVTPSLVDLLLKGVDMIREFKESIAQTSQEPELDIGELEAHLKQFLAGGVDDQEALKEEDTGAHPGKVAESGENKASEGKRYQVRVFLHKDCSMKGVRAYLVLNRLQELGAQILFSEPTVAELEKENFGESFLVEVLFPGEAEAIRSAVLGVAEVEKVEVQEVEAEKEKEGQAAQREVAKSVQGIRKTVRVDVERLDNLMNLVGELVIDRARLENSIQRLDTETDLKALREQLADTSTHLGRITNELQTEIMKARMLPLAEVFNRFPRMVRDIARNSGKEVDFVIEGEETELDRSLLEEITDPLIHLLRNAIDHGIESPEERAAAGKPARGRVLLKAYQEENSVVIMVQDDGRGISLGKLKQKALERGLVKADELEKLSEKEIIDFIFHPGFSTAEEVTDVSGRGVGMDVVKRNIEKINGQVFVESLEGKGTTFYLRLPLTLAIVRALLVKVKEAIFAIPLSDVVEIERVELKNTYWLNQVLTTLFRGNTLPLVSLAGLLSGEVEATFSNREAASTVFYTVVVNAARSMAGLVVDEIIGEQEIVIKSLGEYIGDIRGLGGATILGDGTVSLILDVASLLAKFSQLRRFAENARTDFDRR; this comes from the coding sequence GTGACAGACAGCTTTGATATGGAACGTTATCTTGCAGTTTTTTTGGAGGAAGTTGAAGAGCATCTCCAAAACCTGGAAGAAGGTCTGGTATCCCTGGAAAGGGATCCCCAGAACCAGGAATTGGTTCAAGCTCTGTTCCGCTCCTTTCATACTATTAAGGGCTCTTCGGGATCAATGGGTTTTGTTCGTCTCTCTGGGCTGGCCCACACCCTTGAAAATGTGCTGGACCGAGTGCGGAATAAAGAGCTCGAAGTTACTCCTTCTTTAGTGGATTTGCTTTTGAAGGGCGTAGACATGATTAGGGAGTTTAAAGAAAGCATTGCCCAGACCTCCCAAGAACCGGAGCTGGATATCGGAGAACTGGAAGCGCATTTAAAGCAGTTTCTTGCTGGTGGCGTGGATGACCAGGAGGCACTAAAAGAAGAAGATACTGGCGCTCATCCAGGTAAAGTGGCAGAGAGCGGCGAAAACAAAGCTTCTGAGGGGAAACGCTACCAGGTTAGAGTATTCCTGCATAAAGATTGTTCCATGAAAGGAGTCAGGGCTTATCTGGTTTTAAACCGCCTTCAGGAACTGGGTGCCCAGATATTGTTTTCTGAACCAACGGTTGCTGAGCTTGAAAAGGAAAACTTTGGAGAGAGTTTTCTCGTTGAGGTGCTTTTCCCTGGGGAGGCCGAGGCAATTCGCTCAGCTGTTCTGGGCGTTGCGGAAGTTGAGAAAGTGGAAGTCCAGGAAGTGGAAGCGGAGAAGGAGAAAGAGGGCCAGGCAGCTCAAAGAGAAGTTGCAAAGTCTGTACAGGGTATTCGAAAAACGGTGCGTGTTGATGTGGAGCGGTTGGATAACCTGATGAACTTGGTGGGAGAGCTGGTTATCGACCGGGCGAGACTCGAAAACAGCATTCAGCGGCTGGACACAGAAACAGATCTCAAAGCCCTTCGCGAGCAGCTTGCCGACACTTCCACTCACCTGGGTCGGATTACTAACGAATTACAAACGGAAATCATGAAAGCCCGTATGTTGCCTCTGGCTGAGGTGTTTAATCGCTTTCCGAGGATGGTTCGGGATATTGCCCGCAACTCTGGTAAAGAGGTTGATTTTGTAATTGAGGGCGAAGAAACCGAGCTGGACCGCTCACTCCTTGAGGAAATCACTGATCCTCTGATTCACCTTTTGCGCAATGCGATAGATCATGGCATAGAATCTCCCGAAGAAAGAGCAGCTGCTGGAAAGCCTGCTCGGGGTAGGGTTCTGCTCAAGGCCTATCAAGAGGAAAATTCAGTGGTAATCATGGTTCAAGACGATGGAAGGGGCATATCGCTTGGGAAACTCAAGCAAAAAGCCCTTGAAAGAGGATTGGTGAAAGCGGATGAACTGGAAAAACTCAGTGAAAAAGAAATCATTGATTTTATCTTCCATCCCGGTTTTTCCACGGCCGAAGAAGTAACCGATGTTTCAGGTCGTGGAGTGGGTATGGATGTAGTGAAAAGGAACATCGAAAAGATCAATGGGCAGGTTTTTGTGGAAAGTCTTGAGGGGAAGGGTACTACTTTTTATCTAAGGCTACCTCTGACTCTGGCCATTGTCAGGGCCTTGCTGGTCAAGGTGAAAGAAGCAATTTTCGCTATACCCCTTTCTGATGTGGTGGAAATCGAACGAGTAGAGCTAAAAAATACCTACTGGCTCAACCAGGTGCTCACCACACTTTTTAGAGGTAACACTTTGCCCCTGGTTTCTCTGGCGGGACTTTTGAGTGGCGAAGTTGAGGCAACCTTTTCGAATCGGGAGGCTGCTTCAACTGTGTTTTATACTGTAGTGGTCAATGCAGCTCGTTCTATGGCGGGTCTCGTAGTTGATGAAATCATTGGTGAACAGGAAATAGTCATCAAATCTCTCGGTGAGTATATCGGTGATATCCGGGGTTTGGGAGGGGCTACCATTCTTGGTGATGGTACCGTTTCGCTGATTCTGGATGTTGCCAGCTTATTAGCGAAATTTTCACAATTGAGGAGGTTTGCAGAGAATGCCAGGACGGATTTTGATCGTAGATGA
- a CDS encoding flagellar protein FliT, with amino-acid sequence MLLLEKMRDLSLSILEEFKKGDLENLALYLRERDTLIKAVGNLASDPAILEDAPKALGLIREILRIDEEIKGLIKERIQVLAQEAGQMRKEVEALRKFRSTMSETASQSRFVDRKS; translated from the coding sequence ATGCTTTTACTTGAGAAAATGAGAGACCTTTCCCTTTCCATACTTGAGGAGTTCAAAAAGGGCGACCTCGAGAACCTCGCTCTTTACCTCAGGGAAAGGGATACACTGATAAAAGCAGTGGGAAATCTGGCCTCTGATCCTGCAATTCTTGAGGATGCCCCAAAGGCTCTCGGTTTAATCAGGGAAATTCTGCGTATTGACGAAGAAATAAAGGGACTCATCAAGGAGCGGATCCAGGTACTTGCTCAGGAAGCAGGACAGATGAGAAAAGAGGTCGAGGCTCTTCGGAAATTCCGCTCCACCATGTCGGAGACTGCTTCTCAATCTCGCTTTGTGGACCGCAAAAGCTGA
- the fliS gene encoding flagellar export chaperone FliS, protein MNAYLMAKAKESYQMSAVNTASPVRLIVMLYDGGIKFLKMAELLYEEREAEKAHQMIVRVEKIVLELMASLNFEQGGEIARNLLELYQFMLKECAEINEENYREKIHGLLKLFSGLQEAWMEVEKKLPH, encoded by the coding sequence ATGAACGCCTACCTTATGGCTAAAGCGAAAGAATCCTACCAGATGAGTGCGGTGAATACCGCTTCGCCAGTAAGGTTGATAGTCATGCTTTATGACGGTGGTATTAAATTTTTGAAGATGGCTGAGCTGCTTTATGAAGAGCGGGAGGCCGAGAAAGCGCATCAAATGATTGTCAGAGTCGAGAAGATAGTGCTTGAACTTATGGCTTCTTTGAATTTTGAACAGGGCGGAGAAATTGCCCGCAATCTTCTTGAGCTCTATCAGTTTATGTTAAAAGAGTGTGCCGAAATCAATGAGGAGAACTACCGTGAGAAAATCCATGGTCTTTTGAAGCTTTTTTCTGGGTTGCAAGAAGCATGGATGGAAGTTGAGAAAAAACTCCCCCACTGA
- the fliE gene encoding flagellar hook-basal body complex protein FliE, with the protein MVVGKVSGALQGIESREVASLKKSDKSEKSFSELVGGFLEGVNALQKEADQAIQDVVLGKEENLHQAMIALEKANLALELTVQVRNKVVEAYQEIMRMQV; encoded by the coding sequence ATGGTCGTAGGCAAGGTTTCTGGTGCTTTGCAGGGTATAGAAAGTCGTGAGGTTGCTTCGCTCAAGAAAAGCGATAAAAGCGAGAAGTCCTTCTCAGAGCTGGTGGGAGGCTTTCTGGAAGGAGTAAACGCTCTCCAGAAAGAAGCTGACCAGGCTATTCAGGATGTGGTTCTGGGCAAGGAGGAAAATCTCCACCAGGCAATGATTGCGCTTGAGAAAGCCAACCTGGCACTTGAACTTACCGTTCAGGTGCGCAACAAAGTGGTCGAAGCCTATCAGGAAATAATGAGAATGCAGGTGTAA
- the fliF gene encoding flagellar basal-body MS-ring/collar protein FliF encodes MSSNFKKVWESMNQGQRVIALLLLVLLVGGLITLFMYSSKPDYALLYRSFSPEESGALVDKLEELGIPYRLSDGGTRIEVPQDKVYLARMKLAQEGFPQAGVGFELFDKNTFGLTSFLQKVNYQRALQGELERTIAQLEEVDGARVHITMPEESLFAEEEKLPTASVVLKLRPGTRLREDQVEAIARLVANSVEGLDASRVTILDDRGDILASGGGEESWGSITNLTATQLEMKKELESVITQRVQSMLEGVLGRRKAVVRASVELNFEQKEGEKEIYQPVAGNEGVIRSTQEEEEKYQGTPDTAGGAAGVASNIPVYGSEEEKQSGSYTRRNVTTNYEINRVLEKYAALPGDIKRLSVAVLVDSTLTPEDVGKIRRVVEVAAGIDPERGDSVVVETLPFNQDFWQEEERALKAQKFMELIDLVGRYGVPALLILVLYFIGRKVLVAVTAPQEVVAEVYGEEPLEYEEATEVTPLRSTPELSPEEKMRMEIQKRMEEEIKKLVEEKPDDAVKLIRNWLSEE; translated from the coding sequence TTGAGTAGTAACTTTAAAAAAGTTTGGGAAAGCATGAACCAGGGGCAGAGGGTGATTGCCCTTTTGCTTCTGGTGCTTCTGGTTGGAGGTTTGATAACTTTATTCATGTACTCCTCAAAGCCCGATTATGCCTTGCTTTATCGCAGTTTTTCTCCTGAGGAGTCAGGGGCGCTGGTGGATAAGCTTGAGGAGCTGGGCATTCCTTACCGGCTTTCAGATGGTGGTACCAGGATAGAAGTTCCCCAAGATAAAGTTTATTTAGCCCGCATGAAGCTTGCTCAGGAAGGCTTTCCTCAAGCCGGGGTTGGGTTTGAGCTTTTCGATAAAAACACCTTTGGATTAACCAGCTTTTTGCAGAAAGTTAACTATCAGAGGGCCTTACAGGGAGAGCTGGAGCGCACTATTGCCCAGCTTGAAGAAGTGGATGGTGCCCGGGTACACATTACCATGCCCGAAGAGAGTCTTTTTGCAGAAGAGGAAAAGCTTCCCACCGCTTCAGTGGTTTTAAAGCTTCGTCCCGGGACTCGCTTGAGGGAAGACCAGGTCGAAGCCATTGCACGTCTGGTCGCAAACAGCGTGGAGGGTCTCGATGCCAGCCGGGTAACCATACTTGATGACCGGGGGGATATTCTGGCCAGTGGTGGCGGAGAAGAGAGCTGGGGAAGTATCACCAATCTTACTGCCACCCAACTCGAGATGAAAAAAGAACTTGAGAGCGTGATAACTCAGCGGGTGCAGAGCATGTTAGAGGGAGTACTGGGCCGCCGCAAGGCTGTGGTGCGGGCCAGCGTGGAACTAAACTTTGAACAAAAAGAAGGAGAAAAAGAGATTTACCAACCAGTGGCTGGCAATGAAGGGGTTATTCGCAGCACTCAGGAAGAAGAGGAAAAGTACCAGGGAACTCCGGATACCGCAGGAGGGGCAGCAGGTGTGGCTTCCAATATTCCCGTTTACGGTTCAGAAGAAGAGAAACAGAGCGGCAGCTATACCCGAAGAAACGTGACCACCAATTACGAGATAAACCGGGTTTTAGAAAAATATGCTGCTTTACCTGGAGATATCAAGCGGCTTTCGGTTGCTGTCCTGGTTGATAGCACTCTGACTCCTGAAGATGTAGGAAAAATCCGCAGAGTGGTTGAGGTTGCAGCCGGCATTGACCCGGAGCGGGGAGATAGCGTAGTAGTGGAAACTTTGCCCTTCAATCAGGATTTCTGGCAGGAAGAAGAAAGGGCGCTCAAAGCACAAAAGTTTATGGAACTCATAGACCTTGTGGGGCGCTATGGGGTTCCGGCTTTATTGATACTGGTTCTTTATTTCATCGGTCGGAAGGTGTTGGTGGCGGTAACCGCACCCCAGGAAGTGGTTGCAGAGGTTTATGGTGAAGAACCCCTTGAGTATGAAGAGGCTACGGAAGTAACGCCTCTGCGTAGTACTCCTGAGCTGAGTCCTGAAGAAAAAATGCGTATGGAGATTCAAAAACGTATGGAAGAGGAAATTAAAAAGCTGGTAGAAGAAAAGCCTGATGACGCAGTGAAACTAATCCGTAACTGGTTGAGCGAGGAGTGA
- a CDS encoding nitrogen regulation protein NR(II) has product MKKKAFVFGGIFLSSDVLLVLGFPGQCFASSVLLSRADKKLLLEFAQSSREDSSLKHFFRAFPMGFFMADAEGSLWFFNAEMMEILGLEEKEVLGKKVDQIFGGVEEIAPLLRKLRWEGKELFLRNVSFHDSSGNRKLLNLRFFPIREEKCFMGFGGIVEDVTQRAQLGESVRQIERLSSIGRLVSSIAHEINNPLGVIYGYAQMLRGKLDRSSFSCPTCKSVRHGLENIEKSAEHCGEILRNLIDFSKPSILKRETVDICVLLEEVLNMGRIYFRDNQRLEFSFENGIPPLQIDKLRMRQVFLNLIRNAVEAMDKEEGVLGVTVRKVSLSAEQIPFSEMNFEPGKRIFVSISFQDNGKGIPAEKLNRIFEPFFTTKPQGTGLGLSICYSIVRAHGGWMEVTSEEGQGSTFSIFLPLEAEE; this is encoded by the coding sequence TTGAAGAAAAAGGCTTTCGTGTTTGGTGGTATTTTCCTTTCCAGCGATGTGCTGCTTGTTTTGGGTTTTCCCGGTCAGTGCTTTGCGTCTTCCGTCTTGCTTTCACGAGCTGACAAAAAATTGCTCCTTGAGTTTGCGCAAAGTTCCAGGGAAGATTCGTCCCTGAAACATTTTTTCCGTGCTTTTCCGATGGGTTTTTTCATGGCTGACGCAGAGGGCAGCCTGTGGTTTTTTAATGCGGAAATGATGGAAATTCTGGGGCTTGAAGAAAAAGAGGTGCTGGGAAAGAAAGTAGACCAAATTTTTGGAGGAGTGGAAGAAATTGCTCCTCTTTTGAGAAAGCTTCGCTGGGAGGGGAAAGAGCTTTTCTTAAGAAACGTATCTTTTCATGATTCTTCCGGAAACAGAAAGTTGCTCAATCTTCGTTTCTTCCCGATAAGGGAGGAAAAGTGCTTTATGGGGTTTGGAGGCATCGTCGAGGATGTCACGCAAAGAGCGCAGCTTGGAGAGAGCGTTCGCCAGATTGAACGGCTCTCAAGTATTGGGCGATTGGTTTCAAGCATTGCTCACGAAATTAACAACCCCCTGGGGGTTATATACGGATATGCGCAGATGCTGCGCGGCAAGCTGGATAGAAGTTCTTTCAGTTGTCCCACCTGCAAAAGTGTGCGTCACGGGCTTGAAAACATCGAAAAGAGCGCCGAACACTGTGGGGAAATCCTCAGGAATTTGATCGATTTTTCCAAGCCCAGCATTCTCAAGAGAGAAACTGTCGATATTTGTGTTCTCTTAGAAGAAGTACTTAACATGGGGAGAATTTACTTCCGGGATAACCAACGCCTCGAGTTTTCCTTTGAGAACGGAATTCCTCCCTTGCAGATTGACAAGTTGCGCATGCGGCAGGTTTTTCTCAATCTTATAAGAAATGCTGTGGAAGCAATGGATAAAGAGGAGGGCGTTCTGGGGGTTACGGTTAGGAAAGTTTCCCTCTCTGCAGAGCAAATTCCATTTTCAGAAATGAATTTCGAACCGGGTAAAAGAATTTTTGTATCCATTTCTTTTCAGGACAACGGTAAGGGAATACCGGCTGAGAAGCTGAATCGGATATTTGAGCCCTTTTTCACCACCAAGCCCCAGGGTACGGGTTTGGGGCTTTCCATCTGTTACAGCATTGTTCGTGCCCACGGGGGCTGGATGGAAGTTACTTCAGAAGAGGGCCAAGGAAGCACGTTTTCGATTTTTTTGCCTTTGGAGGCTGAGGAATGA
- a CDS encoding sigma-54-dependent transcriptional regulator: MPVFRVLVVDDEEFMAEMVCEILQEEKLLTDVALSGEEALGKFESAQYDLVILDLRLPDLGGLQVLQRIRERDPEIPVIVITAYGSVDNAVEALKMGAYDFITKPFKVEELKNAVLRALEVERMKRERSFYLEEMRENYHFEGVIGESPKMKEVMEVVSLVARTDATVLIYGESGTGKELLARSIHFQSDRSDRPFVVVNCGAIAETLLESELFGHEKGAFTGAHARKLGKFEIADGGTLFLDEIGEMSPTMQVKLLRVLQEKTFERVGGVAPITVDVRIIAATNRNLKRMVQEGAFREDLYYRLNVVPIELPPLRERREDIPLLCDFLIKKHAERLHKKVKGITPQALRMLKRYHWPGNVRELDNVIERAVILTRDEMIKAEDIWIFDAPREVRLKTLREMEKEYIQKVLEHVEFDRAKAALILGISEQELEQKLRE; this comes from the coding sequence TTGCCTGTTTTTAGGGTTCTGGTAGTGGATGACGAAGAGTTTATGGCGGAGATGGTCTGTGAAATTTTACAGGAAGAAAAGCTTTTGACTGATGTTGCCCTATCGGGCGAGGAAGCTCTGGGCAAGTTTGAAAGTGCCCAGTATGATTTGGTCATTCTCGACCTGCGTCTTCCTGACCTGGGAGGTCTTCAGGTTCTGCAAAGAATCCGAGAGAGAGACCCGGAAATCCCGGTTATCGTGATCACGGCTTATGGCAGCGTGGACAATGCAGTAGAAGCACTAAAGATGGGAGCTTATGATTTTATTACCAAGCCCTTCAAGGTGGAGGAGCTAAAAAACGCTGTTTTGCGAGCTCTGGAAGTAGAGCGCATGAAGCGAGAGCGCTCTTTCTATCTGGAAGAAATGCGAGAAAACTATCACTTTGAAGGTGTTATTGGGGAGTCTCCCAAGATGAAGGAAGTTATGGAAGTTGTTTCTTTGGTAGCCCGCACCGATGCTACAGTGCTCATCTATGGAGAGAGTGGAACAGGCAAAGAACTTCTTGCTCGCTCCATTCATTTTCAAAGCGACCGCTCTGACCGCCCCTTTGTAGTGGTTAACTGTGGGGCTATTGCAGAGACGCTGCTTGAAAGTGAACTTTTTGGACACGAAAAAGGAGCTTTCACCGGAGCTCATGCTCGAAAACTTGGCAAGTTTGAGATTGCTGATGGAGGCACGCTTTTTCTGGATGAAATTGGTGAAATGAGCCCCACTATGCAGGTGAAGCTTTTACGCGTTCTTCAGGAAAAGACCTTTGAACGGGTCGGTGGTGTTGCCCCCATTACCGTGGATGTGCGGATCATTGCCGCTACCAATCGCAACCTTAAAAGGATGGTGCAGGAGGGCGCTTTTCGGGAAGATCTCTATTACCGCTTGAATGTGGTGCCCATTGAACTTCCTCCATTGAGAGAACGGCGTGAGGATATTCCCCTTCTTTGTGATTTTCTCATCAAAAAGCATGCAGAAAGACTACATAAGAAGGTGAAAGGAATTACTCCTCAGGCTTTACGAATGCTCAAGCGCTATCACTGGCCGGGCAATGTGCGTGAGCTTGACAACGTGATTGAGAGGGCAGTGATACTCACCAGGGATGAAATGATAAAGGCCGAGGATATCTGGATTTTTGATGCCCCTCGGGAAGTAAGGCTGAAGACTCTTCGAGAAATGGAAAAAGAGTATATTCAGAAAGTTCTCGAGCATGTGGAGTTTGACAGAGCAAAAGCCGCCCTGATACTGGGTATTTCGGAGCAAGAGCTTGAGCAAAAGCTGCGGGAGTAG
- the flgB gene encoding flagellar basal body rod protein FlgB, whose protein sequence is MSGFGLDRVFALLERGLDFAAQRQELLASNIANVETPGYKRRDLDFESLLKGLEEQGGELNLARTSSRHLPGYVAKSKEVFPVKEENITIRDDGSSIDVEREMVALLENGLYYQTLSKLTAGKFNLLRTVLKEVR, encoded by the coding sequence ATGAGCGGTTTTGGTCTGGATCGAGTTTTTGCTCTTTTGGAGCGGGGGTTAGACTTTGCGGCTCAGAGGCAGGAACTGCTCGCCTCCAATATAGCCAATGTGGAGACACCAGGATATAAACGTCGGGATCTGGACTTTGAAAGCCTGCTTAAAGGATTAGAGGAACAAGGTGGAGAGCTGAACCTTGCCAGAACCTCTTCCAGGCATCTTCCAGGTTATGTAGCCAAGAGCAAAGAAGTATTCCCCGTCAAGGAAGAAAACATAACCATACGTGATGATGGTTCCTCAATAGATGTGGAAAGAGAGATGGTTGCCCTGCTTGAAAACGGCCTCTATTATCAAACACTCAGCAAGCTGACCGCTGGTAAGTTTAATCTTTTGCGTACGGTTTTGAAGGAGGTGCGGTAA
- a CDS encoding response regulator: MPGRILIVDDAAFMRMMLKDILTKNGYEVVAEASNGKEAILKYEESRPDLVTMDITMPEMDGITAVKEIIKRDPKARIIMCSAMGQQAMVVDAIQAGAKDFVVKPFKPDRVIEAVKKVLGQ; encoded by the coding sequence ATGCCAGGACGGATTTTGATCGTAGATGACGCTGCGTTTATGAGGATGATGTTGAAGGACATCCTGACTAAAAACGGCTATGAGGTGGTTGCCGAGGCAAGTAACGGCAAAGAAGCAATCTTAAAGTATGAAGAGAGTAGGCCAGACCTGGTTACCATGGATATCACTATGCCCGAGATGGACGGCATTACTGCAGTCAAGGAAATCATAAAGCGAGATCCTAAAGCCAGAATCATCATGTGCAGTGCTATGGGGCAGCAAGCGATGGTAGTGGATGCTATCCAGGCGGGGGCCAAGGATTTTGTGGTGAAACCCTTTAAACCGGATCGAGTTATTGAAGCTGTCAAGAAAGTTTTGGGTCAGTAG